The following coding sequences lie in one Isoptericola variabilis 225 genomic window:
- a CDS encoding LacI family DNA-binding transcriptional regulator, which translates to MATIGDVARVAGVSRSTASYALSGKRAISLDVRRRVEAAVRELGYTPNAGARALATSQTMVIGLLAQFLEDEFAPAMLQYMLGVSTTARELGYDILLSTEEDGTRALRRMTDSRMIDGVVLLNVAENDERLPILRAAPQPGALVGLPADCRGVDVFDLDFEEAGRLMVDHLHRLGHRELILVSQPEHVVERGGAYVWRLQNAAKEAARVRGITLHAVFGSSHQPEIGRDLNAVLDAHPGATGLLLNNEAAAAALPTVLHQRGLAAPQDLSVVGRYSDEFARTFSLPYSSIESAPDRLGGMAVRQLVRRIVGEAGPDEPHVVRFVSPELVDRGSTGAPPAGRA; encoded by the coding sequence GTGGCCACGATCGGAGACGTCGCCCGCGTCGCGGGAGTGTCCCGGAGCACGGCGTCGTACGCGCTCTCGGGCAAGCGGGCGATCTCGCTCGACGTGCGCCGCCGTGTCGAGGCCGCGGTCCGCGAGCTGGGCTACACGCCCAACGCGGGCGCCCGCGCCCTCGCCACCTCGCAGACGATGGTCATCGGCCTGCTCGCGCAGTTCCTCGAAGACGAGTTCGCCCCGGCGATGCTCCAGTACATGCTCGGCGTCTCGACCACCGCGCGGGAGCTGGGCTACGACATCCTGCTGTCGACCGAGGAGGACGGCACGCGCGCCCTGCGCCGCATGACCGACTCCCGGATGATCGACGGAGTCGTGCTGCTCAACGTCGCGGAGAACGACGAGCGCCTCCCCATCCTGCGCGCGGCCCCGCAGCCGGGCGCGCTGGTCGGCCTGCCGGCCGACTGCCGGGGTGTGGACGTCTTCGACCTCGACTTCGAGGAGGCCGGCCGGCTCATGGTCGACCACCTCCACCGGCTCGGGCACCGCGAGCTGATCCTCGTGTCCCAGCCGGAGCACGTCGTCGAACGCGGCGGCGCCTACGTGTGGCGCCTGCAGAACGCCGCGAAGGAGGCCGCGCGCGTGCGGGGCATCACGCTGCACGCCGTCTTCGGCTCGTCGCACCAGCCCGAGATCGGCCGCGACCTCAACGCGGTCCTCGACGCCCACCCGGGCGCCACGGGCCTGCTGCTCAACAACGAGGCCGCCGCCGCGGCCCTGCCGACCGTCCTGCACCAGCGCGGCCTCGCCGCCCCGCAGGACCTGTCCGTCGTCGGGCGGTACTCGGACGAGTTCGCCCGCACGTTCTCCCTGCCGTACTCCTCGATCGAGAGCGCGCCCGACCGCCTGGGCGGCATGGCCGTCCGGCAGCTCGTGCGCCGGATCGTGGGCGAGGCAGGACCTGACGAGCCGCACGTCGTGCGGTTCGTCTCGCCCGAGCTCGTCGACCGAGGGAGCACCGGCGCCCCGCCGGCCGGGCGCGCCTGA
- a CDS encoding App1 family protein, whose protein sequence is MPVTTTPHPTQRPHLAAVLEDGVYRALGSGLRRFGRWVPRVEPFTGYGTPDKVRVLGRVVLAPSQATRPSGAVDRRGFRQFLTVPAPGIRVPIVVGGVTVTVESDRGGYVDVEVELPADAPLPAGWQQATLDGVGAPLLVVDESTELGVVSDIDDTTMVTAVPRLLLAAWNTFIRHTSTRKAVPGMPELYRQIAAAHPDAPFVYVSTGAWNTARVLRGFLARNGYPAGPLLLTDWGPTQTGWFRSGQEHKDSSLDRIMETFPHVRWLLVGDDGQHDPDIYRRAVERWPDRVVAVAIRQLTATQQVLAHGSTTAPDGALASGQVAPDVPTVHGEDGGELAQRLAEVPGVLATASP, encoded by the coding sequence ATGCCGGTCACCACGACGCCGCACCCCACCCAGCGCCCGCACCTCGCCGCCGTGCTCGAGGACGGCGTCTACCGCGCCCTCGGAAGCGGCCTGCGCCGGTTCGGCCGGTGGGTGCCTCGCGTCGAGCCGTTCACGGGCTACGGCACGCCGGACAAGGTCCGCGTCCTGGGCCGCGTCGTGCTCGCGCCGTCGCAGGCGACGCGGCCGTCGGGGGCCGTGGATCGGCGCGGCTTCCGCCAGTTCCTCACCGTCCCGGCGCCGGGCATCCGGGTGCCGATCGTCGTCGGCGGGGTGACCGTCACGGTCGAGTCGGACCGGGGCGGCTACGTCGACGTCGAGGTCGAGCTGCCCGCCGACGCGCCGCTGCCCGCGGGGTGGCAGCAGGCCACGCTCGACGGCGTGGGCGCGCCGCTGCTCGTCGTCGACGAGTCCACGGAGCTCGGCGTCGTCAGCGACATCGACGACACCACGATGGTCACGGCCGTGCCGCGCCTGCTCCTCGCGGCGTGGAACACGTTCATCCGCCACACGAGCACCCGCAAGGCCGTCCCGGGCATGCCCGAGCTCTACCGGCAGATCGCGGCCGCCCACCCCGACGCGCCGTTCGTCTACGTCTCGACGGGCGCCTGGAACACCGCGCGGGTGCTGCGCGGCTTCCTCGCCCGCAACGGCTACCCGGCCGGCCCGCTGCTGCTCACCGACTGGGGGCCGACGCAGACCGGATGGTTCCGCAGCGGGCAGGAGCACAAGGACTCGAGCCTCGACCGGATCATGGAGACGTTCCCGCACGTGCGCTGGCTGCTCGTGGGCGACGACGGGCAGCACGACCCCGACATCTACCGCCGCGCGGTCGAGCGCTGGCCCGACCGGGTGGTCGCGGTCGCGATCCGGCAGCTCACGGCCACGCAGCAGGTGCTCGCGCACGGGTCGACGACGGCGCCCGACGGCGCGCTGGCGTCCGGGCAGGTCGCTCCCGACGTGCCCACGGTCCACGGCGAGGACGGCGGTGAGCTCGCCCAGCGGCTCGCCGAGGTGCCGGGAGTGCTCGCGACCGCGTCGCCCTGA
- a CDS encoding 1-acyl-sn-glycerol-3-phosphate acyltransferase yields the protein MSAVTYRFLRLILSLVAFVVLRPKVTGLHNIPRRGPVILASNHLSFIDSIIIPLVVPRHVTFIAKAEYWTGRGLKGRISRWFFTTMGNIPVDRDDPRAGQRSLEDALQVLRRGGAFGIYPEGTRSRDGKLHPGHTGVAWLALASHAPVVPVALVGTDKVQPVGKRLPRPVRGIHVQFGAPIDPSRQITAGARPAQVRREFTDQVMASIHRMSGQELAA from the coding sequence ATGTCTGCCGTGACGTACCGGTTCCTGCGCCTCATCCTCTCGCTCGTGGCGTTCGTCGTGCTGCGGCCGAAGGTCACCGGGCTGCACAACATCCCGCGGCGGGGACCGGTGATCCTGGCGAGCAACCACCTGTCGTTCATCGACTCGATCATCATCCCGCTCGTCGTCCCGCGGCACGTCACGTTCATCGCCAAGGCCGAGTACTGGACCGGGCGCGGCCTCAAGGGCCGCATCTCGCGCTGGTTCTTCACCACGATGGGGAACATCCCCGTCGACCGCGACGACCCGCGCGCCGGCCAGCGTTCGCTCGAGGACGCCCTGCAGGTGCTCCGGCGCGGGGGCGCGTTCGGCATCTACCCGGAGGGCACGCGCTCGCGCGACGGCAAGCTCCACCCCGGCCACACGGGCGTCGCCTGGCTCGCGCTCGCCAGCCACGCGCCCGTCGTGCCGGTCGCGCTCGTCGGCACCGACAAGGTCCAGCCGGTCGGCAAGCGGCTCCCTCGCCCCGTGCGCGGCATCCACGTCCAGTTCGGCGCGCCCATCGACCCGTCGCGTCAGATCACGGCCGGTGCCCGCCCCGCGCAGGTGCGGCGCGAGTTCACCGACCAGGTCATGGCGTCGATCCACCGGATGAGCGGCCAGGAGCTCGCCGCGTAG
- a CDS encoding regulatory protein LuxR, whose translation MAWLRRAAAPLRSTSTLLVGIYLVLGGVVAGAYAVLVVGFGQMFADRALERPAVVVLAAGTLYLGVETVRTHVGNVLAKLGVRDRTQAVVRGDPRALTRREARGMTTEKNLPSRTGPRTGVAERRSRAIENVTLAWWAAGAAFAVVDALAYRASVGAAVMRPEAINHGFLADVPPGTMSFALALFALLGAVVAAGVLVLVDATVLAGLGYLPALLVMAPFSAEVRDAFGVYVEPGFAVQVVVLVGAVLLAVAVARFARRTSGACETCGRRHDGHDPAWTRPAAAARWGRVAALVAAAIPAFYGVTRLAWALGIPLGMARVDEEGFTGIELIGPIGLGTFSLVGAVLTLGLFQRWGEVFPRWMVGLAGRRVPVGLAVVPASIVAVAVLPAGISVIAMGLQRGMLTADEWGATGPAILWPVWSVALGAATYAYWLRRRGTCRVCGRG comes from the coding sequence GTGGCCTGGCTCCGCCGGGCCGCGGCCCCGCTGAGGAGCACGTCCACGCTGCTGGTGGGCATCTACCTCGTGCTCGGCGGCGTCGTCGCGGGCGCGTACGCGGTGCTCGTGGTGGGCTTCGGCCAGATGTTCGCCGACCGCGCGCTCGAGCGCCCCGCCGTCGTCGTGCTCGCGGCCGGCACGCTCTACCTCGGCGTCGAGACGGTGCGCACGCACGTCGGCAACGTGCTCGCCAAGCTCGGCGTGCGCGACCGGACGCAGGCCGTCGTGCGGGGTGATCCGCGAGCGCTCACGCGTCGCGAGGCTCGAGGCATGACTACCGAGAAGAACCTTCCCTCGAGAACCGGCCCGCGGACGGGCGTCGCCGAGCGGCGCTCGCGAGCGATCGAGAACGTGACCCTCGCCTGGTGGGCCGCCGGTGCGGCGTTCGCCGTCGTCGACGCGCTCGCGTACCGCGCGTCGGTCGGTGCCGCCGTCATGCGGCCCGAGGCGATCAACCACGGGTTCCTCGCCGACGTGCCGCCCGGCACGATGAGTTTCGCGCTCGCGCTGTTCGCGCTCCTCGGCGCCGTGGTGGCAGCCGGCGTGCTGGTGCTCGTGGACGCGACCGTGCTCGCCGGGCTCGGGTACCTGCCGGCACTGCTCGTCATGGCGCCGTTCAGCGCCGAGGTGCGTGACGCGTTCGGGGTGTACGTCGAGCCGGGCTTCGCCGTGCAGGTCGTCGTGCTCGTGGGTGCGGTGCTGCTCGCCGTCGCCGTCGCCCGGTTCGCGCGGCGCACGTCCGGCGCGTGCGAGACCTGCGGTCGCCGTCACGACGGGCACGACCCCGCGTGGACGAGGCCGGCCGCGGCGGCGCGCTGGGGTCGTGTCGCCGCGCTCGTGGCGGCCGCGATCCCCGCGTTCTACGGCGTGACGCGCCTGGCATGGGCACTCGGGATCCCCCTGGGCATGGCACGGGTGGACGAGGAGGGATTCACCGGGATCGAGCTCATCGGCCCGATCGGGCTCGGGACCTTCTCCCTCGTCGGCGCGGTGCTGACTCTGGGCCTGTTCCAGCGCTGGGGCGAGGTGTTCCCGCGGTGGATGGTCGGCCTCGCGGGCAGGCGGGTGCCGGTCGGGCTGGCCGTGGTGCCGGCGAGCATCGTCGCGGTCGCCGTCCTGCCGGCCGGGATCTCCGTCATCGCGATGGGGCTGCAGCGCGGGATGCTGACCGCCGACGAGTGGGGCGCCACCGGACCCGCGATCCTGTGGCCGGTGTGGTCCGTGGCGCTGGGTGCGGCGACGTACGCCTACTGGTTGCGCCGCCGCGGCACCTGCCGCGTGTGCGGCCGGGGCTGA
- a CDS encoding DNA-3-methyladenine glycosylase I, whose product MTNDATTAAAAPPAASAPAAARCFGDGDALYAEYHDTEWGVPVHGEAALLERIALEGFQSGLSWLTVLRKRPAFRELFHGFDPERVAAFGPDDVDRLLGDARIIRNRAKIEATIANARAVVGLHESGRTLDELFWSFAPPPRAERPLTWQDVPAWTDESKALAKALKAEGFRFFGPTTAYAAMQACGLVDDHLATCLTVTGD is encoded by the coding sequence ATGACGAACGACGCGACGACGGCGGCCGCCGCACCCCCGGCCGCGAGCGCCCCCGCGGCGGCCCGGTGCTTCGGCGACGGGGACGCGCTGTACGCCGAGTACCACGACACCGAGTGGGGCGTGCCGGTGCACGGCGAGGCGGCGCTGCTCGAGCGCATCGCGCTCGAGGGCTTCCAGTCGGGGCTGTCGTGGCTCACGGTGCTGCGCAAGCGCCCCGCGTTCCGGGAGCTCTTCCACGGCTTCGACCCGGAGCGCGTCGCCGCGTTCGGGCCCGACGACGTCGATCGCCTCCTGGGCGACGCCCGCATCATCCGCAACCGGGCCAAGATCGAGGCGACGATCGCGAACGCACGCGCCGTCGTCGGGCTGCACGAGTCCGGGCGGACGCTCGACGAGCTGTTCTGGTCCTTCGCTCCCCCGCCCCGGGCCGAGCGCCCGCTCACGTGGCAGGACGTCCCCGCGTGGACGGACGAGTCGAAGGCCCTGGCGAAGGCGCTCAAGGCCGAGGGGTTCCGCTTCTTCGGGCCCACGACCGCGTACGCCGCGATGCAGGCGTGCGGGCTCGTGGACGACCACCTCGCCACGTGCCTCACGGTGACCGGCGACTGA
- a CDS encoding HNH endonuclease signature motif containing protein: MTATTDAATATSRGRALSEVLQELQAVVEELTAVVAAELEDGGPGEGEPGVLAEASAVLRRAGQRLDAARWAVLPALETDGRWALDGSRSFAHWLARAEDVTLATARRDVRTAAALHETLRSTRSAALRGEVGGEHVRALVDVAPTSAARRAALAAPVEDGRTDDAAEPGEAERPTGEEVLLDLAQRYPVGPFRQMVRRFAQVADPESDERGYRQATEREFFDISPTWGGYHLAGFLTEEHGQALRTAVEAVMGRPAADDTRTPAQRRAQALVDLVRVALDNAAVGTGAAVRPHLTVTVSWTELTTLIEGIGEESGEAAADGAVSPAGSGGVDVDRIVADGLPRFPDGRGPIPPSLLRRLACDAEVTRIVFGPDSQVLDVGRSRRTVTGQLRRAVVARDGHCTWPGCEEPPNRCEVHHAVTHWADGGSTSVHNAALLCWHHHARVDGLGIAMRYDGGTWRFTDRRGREIGARTALGGSADDVAAEAA; this comes from the coding sequence ATGACCGCGACGACGGACGCCGCCACGGCGACCTCGCGCGGCCGCGCGCTTTCGGAGGTCCTGCAGGAGCTGCAGGCCGTGGTCGAGGAGCTCACGGCCGTCGTCGCGGCGGAGCTCGAGGACGGCGGGCCGGGCGAGGGCGAGCCGGGCGTGCTCGCCGAGGCCTCGGCCGTGCTGCGCCGGGCGGGTCAGCGCCTCGACGCCGCGCGCTGGGCGGTGCTGCCCGCGCTCGAGACCGACGGCCGGTGGGCGCTCGACGGGTCCCGCTCGTTCGCGCACTGGCTCGCGCGGGCCGAGGACGTCACGCTGGCCACCGCGCGCCGCGACGTCCGCACGGCGGCGGCCCTGCACGAGACCCTGCGCTCCACCCGGTCGGCCGCCCTGCGCGGCGAGGTCGGCGGCGAGCACGTGCGCGCGCTGGTCGACGTCGCACCGACGAGCGCCGCGCGCAGGGCCGCGCTCGCGGCCCCCGTGGAGGACGGCCGGACGGACGACGCGGCCGAGCCTGGTGAGGCGGAGCGCCCGACCGGCGAGGAGGTGCTGCTCGACCTCGCGCAGCGGTACCCGGTGGGTCCGTTCCGGCAGATGGTGCGGCGGTTCGCGCAGGTGGCCGACCCGGAGTCCGACGAGCGCGGCTACCGGCAGGCCACGGAGCGCGAGTTCTTCGACATCTCCCCCACGTGGGGCGGCTACCACCTGGCCGGCTTCCTCACCGAGGAGCACGGTCAGGCGCTGCGCACCGCGGTCGAGGCCGTCATGGGCCGTCCCGCGGCCGACGACACCCGCACGCCCGCGCAGCGGCGCGCGCAGGCGCTCGTCGACCTCGTGCGCGTCGCGCTCGACAACGCCGCCGTCGGCACCGGCGCCGCGGTCCGTCCGCACCTCACCGTGACCGTCTCCTGGACCGAGCTGACCACGCTGATCGAGGGAATCGGGGAAGAGTCCGGCGAGGCGGCGGCCGACGGGGCGGTCTCGCCGGCGGGGTCCGGCGGCGTCGACGTCGACCGCATCGTCGCCGACGGCCTCCCCCGCTTCCCCGACGGCCGCGGCCCGATCCCGCCGTCGCTGCTGCGCCGCCTCGCGTGCGACGCGGAGGTCACGCGCATCGTCTTCGGCCCCGACTCGCAGGTGCTCGACGTCGGGCGGTCCCGACGCACCGTCACCGGCCAGCTGCGCCGGGCGGTCGTCGCGCGCGACGGTCATTGCACCTGGCCGGGCTGCGAGGAACCGCCGAACCGCTGCGAGGTCCACCACGCCGTGACCCACTGGGCCGACGGCGGGAGCACCTCCGTGCACAACGCCGCGCTGCTGTGCTGGCACCACCATGCCCGCGTCGACGGGCTCGGCATCGCCATGCGGTACGACGGCGGCACGTGGCGTTTCACGGACCGTCGCGGCCGGGAGATCGGCGCTCGCACGGCCCTCGGCGGCTCCGCGGACGACGTCGCCGCGGAGGCGGCGTGA
- a CDS encoding DUF4287 domain-containing protein — MTEDQRSEGLARRSVEAVGDDRVETATGRGRDAWFGLLDEASATHWSHKDIAAWLTGEHGVDGWWAQSITVAYEQERGMRQPGQRSDGSFEVSPSKTLACSLETAFALVSEADCRDRWLDGALRTVGAGDSSEVLGATPTSSVRLAWPAGALGAPEDKPGRVVVGLYQPTDVVGNPRGKVRVAVQHGGLATPELAEKLKTFWKARLDDLARLADEEAAEEPASGR, encoded by the coding sequence ATGACTGAGGACCAGCGCAGCGAGGGTCTTGCCCGCCGCAGCGTCGAGGCGGTGGGCGACGACCGCGTCGAGACCGCCACCGGACGCGGCCGCGACGCGTGGTTCGGCCTGCTCGACGAGGCGAGCGCCACGCACTGGTCGCACAAGGACATCGCGGCCTGGCTCACCGGTGAGCACGGCGTCGACGGATGGTGGGCGCAGTCGATCACGGTCGCGTACGAGCAGGAGCGCGGGATGCGGCAGCCGGGCCAGCGCTCCGACGGCTCGTTCGAGGTGAGCCCGTCCAAGACGCTCGCGTGCTCGCTCGAGACGGCGTTCGCGCTGGTGTCCGAGGCGGACTGCCGCGACCGGTGGCTCGACGGGGCACTGCGCACCGTCGGCGCGGGCGACAGCTCCGAGGTCCTCGGCGCGACACCGACGTCGTCGGTGCGGCTCGCCTGGCCGGCCGGAGCGCTCGGCGCGCCGGAGGACAAGCCCGGCCGCGTCGTCGTCGGGCTCTACCAGCCGACCGACGTCGTCGGGAACCCGCGCGGCAAGGTGCGGGTCGCCGTCCAGCACGGCGGCCTCGCGACGCCCGAGCTCGCCGAGAAGCTGAAGACGTTCTGGAAGGCGCGCCTCGACGACCTCGCCCGTCTCGCCGACGAGGAGGCCGCCGAGGAGCCCGCGAGCGGGCGCTGA
- a CDS encoding NADP-dependent oxidoreductase → MTTTRTMRAIAFDRHGGPDVLRPTAVPVPEPAAGQVRVRVEAAGVNVWDTKLRAAPVVRVDLPHVPGLEVAGVVDAVGADLEDTAGAAGGDGPVRPGDRVVGFADTGGYAELALTSVFARVPDGVPATQAAGVPVASETALRVLRLLDVRAGETLLVHGATGSVGAFAVQLAVRRGARVVGTASPAGQARVAAMGAIPTTYGPGLVDRVRELAPGGVDAVLDAAGRGALPDSIALRGGTDRIVTIADPAADELGVRSTYAARRDARELAEVLDALGRRELTVTVGWVLPLEEAARAHELLEAGRAGGKIVLVP, encoded by the coding sequence ATGACGACCACGAGGACCATGCGCGCGATCGCCTTCGACCGTCACGGCGGGCCCGACGTGCTACGGCCCACCGCCGTCCCGGTGCCCGAGCCGGCGGCCGGCCAGGTCCGCGTCCGGGTCGAGGCCGCGGGCGTCAACGTCTGGGACACCAAGCTGCGCGCGGCGCCCGTGGTGCGCGTCGACCTCCCCCACGTGCCAGGGCTCGAGGTGGCGGGCGTGGTCGACGCCGTGGGTGCGGACCTCGAGGACACCGCCGGTGCCGCGGGGGGCGACGGGCCCGTCCGGCCCGGCGACCGGGTCGTCGGCTTCGCCGACACGGGCGGCTACGCCGAGCTCGCCCTCACGTCCGTGTTCGCGCGCGTACCCGACGGCGTCCCGGCGACCCAGGCGGCCGGCGTCCCGGTCGCGTCCGAGACGGCGCTGCGCGTCCTGCGCCTGCTCGACGTGCGGGCCGGCGAGACGCTCCTCGTCCACGGCGCGACGGGGTCAGTCGGCGCGTTCGCGGTCCAGCTCGCCGTGCGTCGCGGTGCGCGCGTCGTCGGCACGGCGTCGCCCGCGGGCCAGGCGCGGGTGGCCGCGATGGGCGCGATCCCCACGACGTACGGCCCGGGGCTCGTCGACCGGGTGCGCGAGCTCGCCCCGGGCGGCGTCGACGCGGTGCTCGACGCCGCCGGCCGCGGCGCGCTGCCCGACTCGATCGCGCTGCGCGGCGGGACCGATCGCATCGTCACGATCGCCGACCCCGCGGCGGACGAGCTCGGCGTCCGGTCCACTTACGCCGCGCGCCGCGACGCCCGCGAGCTCGCCGAGGTGCTCGACGCGCTCGGCCGCCGCGAGCTCACCGTCACGGTCGGGTGGGTGCTCCCGCTCGAGGAGGCGGCGCGCGCGCACGAGCTGCTCGAGGCGGGCCGTGCGGGCGGCAAGATCGTCCTCGTCCCCTGA
- a CDS encoding methylenetetrahydrofolate reductase yields the protein MVAEASPQNPAHRHRPTVSFELMPPRRPDAAPKFWETARRLVATHPDFVSVTYGAGGGDRATARRVVATLLEGTPVLPIAHLTCVGASREDVSEVIDDFLEAGVRSFLALRGDPPKDQPDWRPPAEGVHSSIELVHLLREVENRRCAQDPSAALRGAARPLTIAVATFTNGNPAAGTTRTQEVHRLLEKQEAGASFAITQLFYEADSYTDFVAEARAAGVTIPILAGLLPTTEPQRLRRVEELTGVVPPRHLLEALDALPDPEAQHAYGIAYSAELAQRVLDAGAPGLHVYTFNKYRPALDLLEGVNLGGTTSSDDGVDLARRPWVPGIPSDAPLSRTGTTT from the coding sequence ATGGTCGCAGAGGCATCCCCGCAGAACCCGGCACACCGGCACCGCCCGACGGTCTCGTTCGAGCTCATGCCGCCGCGCCGGCCCGACGCCGCCCCCAAGTTCTGGGAGACCGCGCGCCGGCTCGTCGCGACGCACCCGGACTTCGTGTCGGTGACGTACGGGGCGGGCGGCGGCGACCGCGCGACCGCGCGCCGCGTCGTCGCGACCCTGCTCGAGGGCACGCCCGTGCTGCCCATCGCCCACCTGACCTGCGTCGGCGCCTCGCGCGAGGACGTGTCCGAAGTCATCGACGACTTCCTCGAAGCGGGGGTGCGCTCCTTCCTCGCGCTGCGCGGGGACCCGCCCAAGGACCAGCCGGACTGGCGCCCGCCCGCCGAGGGCGTCCACTCGAGCATCGAGCTCGTGCACCTGCTGCGCGAGGTCGAGAACCGCCGGTGCGCGCAGGACCCGAGCGCCGCCCTGCGCGGGGCCGCCCGCCCGCTGACGATCGCCGTCGCAACCTTCACCAACGGCAACCCCGCCGCCGGCACCACGCGCACCCAGGAGGTGCACCGCCTGCTCGAGAAGCAGGAGGCCGGCGCGAGCTTCGCCATCACCCAGCTGTTCTACGAGGCCGACTCGTACACCGACTTCGTCGCCGAGGCCCGCGCGGCCGGGGTGACGATCCCCATCCTCGCGGGGCTGCTGCCCACGACCGAGCCCCAGCGGCTCCGTCGCGTCGAGGAGCTCACCGGCGTCGTGCCGCCCCGGCACCTGCTCGAGGCGCTCGACGCCCTGCCGGACCCGGAGGCGCAGCACGCCTACGGGATCGCGTACTCCGCCGAGCTCGCCCAGCGCGTGCTCGACGCGGGCGCACCCGGCCTGCACGTGTACACGTTCAACAAGTACCGTCCCGCTCTGGACCTGCTCGAGGGAGTGAACCTCGGCGGCACGACGTCGTCGGACGACGGCGTCGACCTGGCCAGAAGGCCGTGGGTACCGGGCATCCCGTCGGACGCTCCCCTCTCCCGGACAGGCACGACGACCTGA
- a CDS encoding PIN domain-containing protein, with product MDTEERLAVFLDYENLALGAREHLGGMQFDFGPIADALAVRGRVVVRRAYADWSYFDEDRRALTRHQVELIEMPQRMGASRKNAADIKMVVDAIEMAFEREYISTFVMCTGDSDFSPLVHKLRELNKRVIGVGVENSTSRLLPAACDEFLFYDRLEGVDVPDEADVPRARQKSGTSRGRSRVKAAPAAPAEAPAAGQAAAPAEAAAGAASEEAPAATTTEPEAATVAPASGRGRRRKTAMPVPEPVEAEVADDAELEVPVDEDADEAPSGEEPTMEVRVAQTLADLQASTSGAVTASMLKRTLVRKDPTFSESDYGFRTFGEFLRFLADRGFVELAPGPATGDPVVALPEQPDTEHAFGLLRSVVEESGGSAQLSGLKNMLRKRRPDFSEKALGYRGFLQFCKAAAASGAVGLAWDDDADDYLVTVA from the coding sequence ATGGACACCGAAGAACGTCTCGCCGTCTTCCTCGACTACGAGAACCTGGCGCTCGGCGCACGCGAGCACCTGGGCGGCATGCAGTTCGACTTCGGCCCGATCGCCGACGCGCTCGCGGTGCGCGGTCGCGTCGTGGTGCGGCGAGCGTACGCCGACTGGTCGTACTTCGACGAGGACCGGCGCGCGCTGACGCGCCACCAGGTCGAGCTCATCGAGATGCCGCAGCGCATGGGGGCGTCGCGCAAGAACGCCGCCGACATCAAGATGGTCGTCGACGCGATCGAGATGGCGTTCGAGCGCGAGTACATCTCGACGTTCGTCATGTGTACAGGTGACTCCGACTTCTCCCCGCTCGTCCACAAGCTGCGCGAGCTCAACAAGCGCGTCATCGGCGTGGGCGTCGAGAACTCGACGTCGCGCCTGCTGCCCGCCGCGTGCGACGAGTTCCTCTTCTACGACCGCCTCGAGGGCGTCGACGTCCCCGACGAGGCCGACGTGCCCCGCGCGCGCCAGAAGTCGGGCACCTCCCGCGGCCGGTCGCGGGTGAAGGCCGCGCCCGCGGCGCCCGCGGAGGCGCCCGCCGCGGGACAGGCCGCCGCACCCGCCGAGGCGGCGGCCGGGGCCGCGTCCGAGGAAGCCCCCGCGGCGACCACGACCGAGCCGGAGGCCGCGACCGTGGCACCGGCGTCGGGCAGGGGGCGGCGCAGGAAGACCGCGATGCCGGTGCCCGAGCCGGTGGAGGCCGAGGTCGCCGACGACGCCGAGCTCGAGGTGCCGGTCGACGAGGACGCCGACGAGGCGCCGTCGGGCGAGGAGCCCACGATGGAGGTCCGGGTCGCGCAGACGCTCGCCGACCTCCAGGCCTCGACGAGCGGCGCGGTGACCGCCTCGATGCTCAAGCGCACGCTCGTGCGCAAGGACCCGACGTTCAGCGAGTCCGACTACGGCTTCCGCACGTTCGGCGAGTTTCTGCGGTTCCTCGCCGACCGCGGCTTCGTCGAGCTCGCGCCCGGCCCCGCGACGGGCGACCCCGTGGTCGCGCTGCCCGAGCAGCCCGACACCGAGCACGCGTTCGGCCTGCTGCGCTCGGTGGTCGAGGAGTCGGGCGGCAGCGCCCAGCTCTCCGGCCTGAAGAACATGCTGCGCAAGCGGCGGCCCGACTTCTCCGAGAAGGCGCTCGGCTACCGCGGCTTCCTCCAGTTCTGCAAGGCCGCGGCCGCCTCGGGCGCGGTCGGCCTCGCGTGGGACGACGACGCCGACGACTACCTCGTCACCGTGGCCTAG